DNA sequence from the Pseudomonadota bacterium genome:
CCTGAAGTCCACAGTTTCACAGAAAAGCAGTTTATGCTGTGTTTCAAATGGCATTCAACGTCCAAGTAGGTATCGGTTTTTAACCATAATATTCGGTACGTTCGTATTGACTGTTTGCTTTTGTTTTGCTATTCATAATTGTATGCTGAAAAGCAAATTCCTGTCAGTTGCCATGAATACCACGAAGATATTTTTGTTTTTCTGCCTGGTAGTGTTTTTTCCTGTCAGCGTTCTTTGTCAGGGTACCCCCTTCTATCCGAACGATCCTTATTTTTTTTATAATGCAACAGAAAGGCCCGGTTTTCCCGGCCAGTGGCACCTGGTGAACCAGGGACCTGCCAGCATCAGTTTTTACTCGGTTTCCAACAAGACAACTACGCAGATGATCAACGGAGGTATAGACGCCGGCCTGCGGCAGGCCTGGAGCCTTGGTTACACGGGTTATGGGGTCACAATCGGCATCGTTGACAGTGGCGTTGACGGCTCCAATTATGACATTGTCCCCGGATATCGTGCAAATCTCAGTAAAAATTTCAGCGATAATACGACCGTTGCGAATGCCTCCCAAGGGCCTCAGTCCATCAAGGATAATCATGGGACGTCTGTGGCAGGGGTAGCGGCTGCCAGGGGAGGCAACAGTATCGGCGGGACAGGGGCCGCTCCCTATGCCGGCATTGCCGGTCTGAGGATAAACCTTGAAAATAATGAAGAGATTGGCGGTAAAACCGTCTGTCCTGCTGGCGATCCGTGCGTATCCGACACGAATTATCAAGATGCCTATTACTGGAAGAGCGGTGTGAATCCCACCACCGGGGTCATTGAGGGAACCCCGGAGATCCAGATCAAGAACCACAGCTACGGCAATACCTCCACCTTCAGTGACCAGACCGATAGTGTGACCCTGGCTTTGAAGCGCACTGCCGTGAACGGTGTTATCCATGTTTTTGCCGCGGGAAACAATCGTGATAAAAAAGCTGAGGACGCAAACAAGGATGCCGACCATAATAACTCCAGCGTCATCACAGTCGCTGCTCTGGGAAGCGACGGGAAGTTTGCCAACTACAGCAGCTACGGTTCAAGCGTCTTTGTTACGGCGCCGTCAAACCGCAGCGATTATACCGGTTTCGGGATCACCACAACAGACCGCACCGGGGAAGGGCTGGGATATAACCGCTATTCCCCATCAAATACTTCGGGCGATGCGGATGATCTTTTCCCTGATACCAGTTACGCAAGCATGTTCGGCGGCACATCGTCGGCAGCCCCTCTTGTTTCGGGCATCATGGCCCTGGGGAAGGAGGCCAACCCGGAGATGGATGTAAGGATGGCCAAGCACGCCCTCGTCAAGACCAGCACCGTTGTGGACCCCAACGATGCCTCTGACAGCAGCAGCGGCGGATGGAGGACAAACGGGGCAGGGAACAAATTCAACCCCAACTATGGCTTCGGCAACATCAACGCCGGCGCCTTCGTCCAGAAGGTAAAAAGCGTGGCCTATATAACGGAACAGACCTCCATCACAAAGAGTTTGACCTTCAGTACCCCCATCCCGGACAACGACCCCAACGGGGTAAGCAAGACCTTCAGCATCACCGCGACGGAGGCCAAGCAGCCCCTCGAGGGCGTGGAAGTGGGGCTTACCTTCACCCATGAAAGAATAGGGGACCTCACCGCAAAGATTGAATCGCCCACCGGGATGCAAAGCCGGATATTATACTCAACGAGTCACCTTGCTTCTGGCCAGCAGGACACTGCATCCGTCACAAATGGCAGTTGGACTTTCCTTACCAACGCTTTCTGGGGCGAGAACAGTACCGGTGTCTGGACGCTCAACCTGGCCGACATCGTGGCAGACAAGACAGGTACCTGGCTCGCCTACAACGTAACCCTCCTCATGGGGGATATGGTCCTACTCACACCGGGCACTATGACCCAGAGCACAGACATCAACGCCCAGTCCCTTACTGTTGCAAACTCCACCACCTACCAGATACCGACGGGCATGATCTTCCGTGTCCGCAACAACGTTTTAGTGGACGGCGGCACCCTCACGGTCAACGGACAGATCACCGAGGCTCCTGGTTACCAAAGCACGTTCAGTCTCGTGTCGGGAACGGTGGGAGGCTCCGGCACCATCACCGCGTCCCGGGGATTTATTAATAGCGGGGGTACAGTAAGCCCCGGCAATTCTATCGGTACCCTCACCATCAACGGCAATTACACTCAAGCCGCAAGTGGAAAATTGAGTATTGAAGCATCGGCAACAGGCAATGACCGTCTTACAATAAATGGCTCGGCCAACCCTGGCGGCAGTCTCGAAGTCCTATGGGTAGACGGATATATCCCGGCGGCGCGGAGTACATTCACCTTTCTCACTGCCTCAGGAGGGGTAAACGGAACGTTTGCCCAGTACAACAAATATTATATTACCCCTACCCTCACATTTCTGCCCAAATATGATATCCCCAACCAGGTATACCTCATGGTAGAAAGAGACTACACCAACCAGACCCTCCTCCCCTACCTCACTGCGAACCAGAGGGCGGTAGGCTCCATGCTCAATTCCGTGGGGAATACAGCAACAGGGGATCTCGATACGGTCTTAACCGTCCTTGATGGCCTCCCCGCATACGGACAAACAGCGTCTGCTCTTGATCAGCTTGCCCCAAAAGGCAGTGATGCCCAATCCGGCATGGGGATCAGCAGCGCCTCCTTCCAGACAGGGAACCTCTCTGAACGCTTAAGCGATCTGAGGCACGGGATACGGGGCATGAGTCTCAACGGACTGTACTTCAAACACGGCAATGGAAAACCGGTAATGCTTGCCGATATAAACCCCGACCTCACCGGTATGCTTCCCTCGGGGGTAGATGAAAGATGGGGCTTCTTCGTAAAGGGCAATGCCGTCTACGGGGATCAGAAAGACACACCGGATGCAACAGGGTATAACTTCACCAGCATGGGTGTCACCATGGGCTCCGACTACCACTTTTCCAAAAGCTTTATCGCCGGTCTCATGCTGGGGCTCAACACCTCCAGGGCCAATGTGGACAATACGGGCAGCAAGGTGAAGATGGACGGCTATACCCTGGGAGCCTACGGGACCTACTACAAAAAGAACTTCTACATGGACGGCAGCATAAGCTACGGCTTCGCCAACTACGACAATACCCGCCGCATCGTCTTCCCCGGACTTGACCGTACCGCCACGGCATCCCCTAACGGCAATCAGCTTACCGCTTACACAGGCACAGGCTACGACATCCGCAAAAACAACTGGATCATCACCCCGAACGTGTCCTTCCAGTATGTCAAGCTTGGTATTGACAGCTATACCGAGAGGGGTGCAGGCGCCTTGAGCCTCGATGTGGATAAACAGAATACCGAATCCCTCCAGGGGAATATAGGGGCCAGGGTGTCCTATACCTGGCAGACCGATAAGGCAGTCATCATGCCGGGTATCCGCGCCTCCTACGGATATGAGTTTTCACGGGACAGCCAGAACGTTACTTCACGTCTCGCCCAGGGGAGCTCACCTTTCAGTATCCAGACCATGTCCCCTGACAGGAACTTTCTCTCCCTCGGTGCAGGGATTACCGCCTTTACCGTCCGCGATATGTCTGTCTACATAAACTATGATGTCCAGATCGGTGAGAACAAGTATGTAGCCCAAAGCGTGAATGCAGGGCTGAGGGTGGGGTTTTAGGAATCTGGAAGGTTGGAGGTTTTTTGCACTCAGGATGTTGTTTATAAAACTAATGCTGCTTCCTTGAAATCCCCAGATCATCAACCTCTGCAAAAATGCAGGACTCCAATCCGTAATAAACATCATTCACACCCAACGACAAACATCGACACTACACCACACATTTTGTGGCCAAGATTTCCTTGACATACAAGACCGAAATTTTTATAGTTCAACTATGCAAAAGCAATATCTTATCAAGCGCATATTGTTGCTGGCGGTAATTATACTCACAGTAAGTGCGGGTGGCATTCATGCCTCTGATATCCCGAAATATACCACAGAATGGGGCTTTTACGGTACCATTACAGAGGGCAACGGCATGCTCGTGTCGCAGGTAACTCCGAAATCGGCGGCGGCGGATGCCGGCTTGCAATCCGGTGATATTATCATCGCTATGAATGGTGTTGCTGTGAAAAGTTTTTCAGCCTTTGCCAGGAGGCCGCCCTATGTTCCGGTCAAGTTGCTTGTCAGGCGGCAAGATACAGAAATCGAACGGACAATCCTACCCCGGGGCTTGGTAAAACTTGAGGTATTAGACCTTAAACAAAAGTTCACCATTCCTGGGGTGCCCGCCCACGAAAACCCATCTGCCGTTTCTGCCATCGACGCACTGGATTACATCAACGTGCTCGATCAGGTAGTGCTGGATCCCAAGTCGGGGCAGATTACCATTATCGGCCATTATGACAAAGATTATGACACCGGAGTAATACCTTTCCTTGATCTGTTAAAGACTGCCCTGGTTTATCCCGCACCAGTACTCAACCTAAAACCTACCCCGGATACTAAAAAAGAGTTTATAGAGATTGGACTTAGGAAAGAATATGCCACCTTTGAACAAATGATTGCAGCCGTACGGGGTCATCCTGAACTGGAAAGAGACCGACAGCTAATGATTAAAGAGATGTCTAAGGCATATGGCCTTACACCGGATGAGTACGTGGCCTGGTATAATTATGTCAAGCTTGATAAAAACAAGGAAATCTTTCCGCCGTCGCCTATCCGCGGCATTCAGGTTAAAGTCTTTTCCAAACTCGGCTATAGCGAAGTTGCCAAGGCATTAGAACTCTCTTTTCAAAACACGCCGGATGCCGCTATTAAAGCCCTGCAGGTGCTGGGCCGTAGCGACGAGGCTCGCACCATTCTCAACCAGAACAGCGCCAAT
Encoded proteins:
- a CDS encoding autotransporter domain-containing protein, with the translated sequence MLKSKFLSVAMNTTKIFLFFCLVVFFPVSVLCQGTPFYPNDPYFFYNATERPGFPGQWHLVNQGPASISFYSVSNKTTTQMINGGIDAGLRQAWSLGYTGYGVTIGIVDSGVDGSNYDIVPGYRANLSKNFSDNTTVANASQGPQSIKDNHGTSVAGVAAARGGNSIGGTGAAPYAGIAGLRINLENNEEIGGKTVCPAGDPCVSDTNYQDAYYWKSGVNPTTGVIEGTPEIQIKNHSYGNTSTFSDQTDSVTLALKRTAVNGVIHVFAAGNNRDKKAEDANKDADHNNSSVITVAALGSDGKFANYSSYGSSVFVTAPSNRSDYTGFGITTTDRTGEGLGYNRYSPSNTSGDADDLFPDTSYASMFGGTSSAAPLVSGIMALGKEANPEMDVRMAKHALVKTSTVVDPNDASDSSSGGWRTNGAGNKFNPNYGFGNINAGAFVQKVKSVAYITEQTSITKSLTFSTPIPDNDPNGVSKTFSITATEAKQPLEGVEVGLTFTHERIGDLTAKIESPTGMQSRILYSTSHLASGQQDTASVTNGSWTFLTNAFWGENSTGVWTLNLADIVADKTGTWLAYNVTLLMGDMVLLTPGTMTQSTDINAQSLTVANSTTYQIPTGMIFRVRNNVLVDGGTLTVNGQITEAPGYQSTFSLVSGTVGGSGTITASRGFINSGGTVSPGNSIGTLTINGNYTQAASGKLSIEASATGNDRLTINGSANPGGSLEVLWVDGYIPAARSTFTFLTASGGVNGTFAQYNKYYITPTLTFLPKYDIPNQVYLMVERDYTNQTLLPYLTANQRAVGSMLNSVGNTATGDLDTVLTVLDGLPAYGQTASALDQLAPKGSDAQSGMGISSASFQTGNLSERLSDLRHGIRGMSLNGLYFKHGNGKPVMLADINPDLTGMLPSGVDERWGFFVKGNAVYGDQKDTPDATGYNFTSMGVTMGSDYHFSKSFIAGLMLGLNTSRANVDNTGSKVKMDGYTLGAYGTYYKKNFYMDGSISYGFANYDNTRRIVFPGLDRTATASPNGNQLTAYTGTGYDIRKNNWIITPNVSFQYVKLGIDSYTERGAGALSLDVDKQNTESLQGNIGARVSYTWQTDKAVIMPGIRASYGYEFSRDSQNVTSRLAQGSSPFSIQTMSPDRNFLSLGAGITAFTVRDMSVYINYDVQIGENKYVAQSVNAGLRVGF